The proteins below come from a single Streptococcus canis genomic window:
- a CDS encoding glutamate-5-semialdehyde dehydrogenase, which translates to MTDMRRLGQKAKAASMDLAPLATQAKNRFLRTLAKALVEQTALLLAENQKDLAKAKEHGISDIMIDRLRLTAERIEAMSQGVQQVADLADPIGEVVKGYTNLDGLKILQKRVPLGVIAMIFESRPNVSVDAFSLAFKTNNAIILRGGKDALHSNMALVNLMRSSLEAANINPDVVQLVEDPSHAVAEELMQATDYVDVLIPRGGAKLIQTVKEKAKVPVIETGVGNVHIYVDAQADLDMATKIVINAKTQRPSVCNAAEGLVIHEAVAETFIPMLEKAINQVQPVEWRADDKALPLFNQAVLAKTEDFETEFLDYIMSVKTVSSLEEAISWINDYSSHHSEAIITNDIKAATTFQDAIDAAAVYVNASTRFTDGFVFGLGAEIGISTQKMHARGPMGLEALTSTKFYINGDGHIRE; encoded by the coding sequence ATGACTGATATGAGAAGGTTAGGACAAAAAGCCAAGGCTGCTAGTATGGATCTAGCTCCTTTAGCCACCCAAGCCAAAAATCGCTTTCTAAGAACTTTAGCCAAAGCCTTGGTTGAGCAAACAGCCCTCCTTTTGGCTGAAAATCAGAAAGATTTGGCTAAGGCCAAGGAGCATGGCATTTCTGACATCATGATCGATCGTTTGCGTTTAACAGCAGAACGGATTGAAGCGATGTCCCAGGGAGTTCAACAGGTTGCTGATTTAGCTGATCCTATCGGAGAAGTGGTGAAAGGTTACACTAACCTAGATGGCCTTAAAATCCTCCAAAAGCGAGTTCCTTTAGGAGTAATTGCTATGATTTTTGAGAGTCGTCCCAATGTTTCAGTGGACGCATTTAGTCTGGCTTTCAAAACCAACAATGCTATCATTCTCAGGGGAGGAAAAGACGCCCTTCATTCTAATATGGCATTGGTTAATCTGATGCGGAGCAGTTTAGAGGCAGCAAATATCAATCCTGACGTTGTGCAATTAGTTGAGGATCCATCACATGCTGTCGCTGAAGAATTAATGCAAGCAACGGATTATGTGGATGTCTTAATCCCTAGAGGAGGTGCCAAGTTAATTCAAACGGTTAAGGAAAAAGCAAAAGTTCCTGTCATTGAAACAGGCGTGGGCAATGTGCATATTTATGTCGATGCTCAAGCTGACTTAGATATGGCTACCAAGATTGTTATCAATGCTAAAACCCAACGCCCAAGTGTCTGTAATGCAGCTGAGGGATTGGTGATTCATGAAGCTGTGGCTGAAACCTTTATTCCTATGCTTGAAAAAGCTATCAATCAGGTTCAGCCAGTAGAGTGGCGAGCAGATGATAAGGCTTTGCCGTTATTTAATCAGGCAGTTCTTGCAAAAACAGAGGATTTTGAGACAGAATTTTTAGATTATATCATGTCTGTTAAAACGGTTTCTTCTTTAGAGGAAGCTATTTCTTGGATCAATGATTACAGCAGCCACCATTCCGAAGCCATTATTACAAACGATATTAAGGCGGCAACTACCTTCCAAGATGCGATTGATGCTGCCGCTGTTTATGTCAATGCTTCCACCCGTTTTACAGATGGTTTTGTTTTTGGCTTGGGTGCTGAAATTGGGATTTCCACTCAGAAAATGCATGCCCGTGGGCCAATGGGCTTAGAAGCCTTGACCAGCACTAAATTTTATATTAATGGAGATGGGCATATTAGAGAATAA
- the rsmH gene encoding 16S rRNA (cytosine(1402)-N(4))-methyltransferase RsmH, with protein sequence MTKEFHHVTVLLHETVDMLDIKPNGIYVDATLGGSGHSAYLLSKLSEQGHLYCFDQDQKAIDNAQFILKPYIDKGQVTFIKDNFRHLKARLEALGVTEIDGILYDLGVSSPQLDERERGFSYKQDAPLDMRMDRQAPLTAYEVVNTYSFNDLVKLFFKYGEDKCSKQIARKIEQARAVKPIETTTELAELIKAAKPAKELKKKGHPAKQIFQAIRIEVNDELGAADESIQDAMELLALDGRISVITFHSLEDRLTKQLFKEASTVDVPKGLPFIPEDMKPKFELVSRKPILPSQEELAINNRAHSAKLRVARKIRK encoded by the coding sequence ATGACAAAAGAATTTCATCATGTGACCGTACTTCTTCACGAAACAGTGGACATGCTTGACATCAAGCCTAATGGGATTTATGTTGACGCAACGCTAGGTGGCTCAGGCCATTCAGCTTATTTGTTGTCCAAACTTAGCGAGCAAGGTCACCTTTACTGTTTTGACCAAGACCAAAAAGCCATCGATAATGCACAGTTTATTCTAAAACCTTATATTGACAAAGGACAAGTAACCTTTATCAAGGATAATTTTAGACATCTCAAGGCACGTTTAGAAGCTCTTGGTGTGACCGAAATTGATGGGATTCTTTACGACCTTGGTGTTTCCAGCCCGCAGTTGGACGAAAGAGAGCGAGGCTTTTCTTACAAGCAAGACGCACCTTTGGACATGCGTATGGATCGTCAGGCTCCTTTAACTGCCTACGAAGTGGTGAATACTTATTCATTCAATGATTTAGTCAAACTATTCTTCAAATATGGAGAAGATAAATGCTCTAAGCAGATTGCTCGGAAAATTGAGCAAGCAAGAGCTGTCAAACCTATTGAGACAACAACAGAATTGGCAGAATTGATCAAGGCAGCAAAGCCAGCTAAAGAATTGAAGAAAAAAGGCCACCCTGCAAAACAGATTTTTCAAGCTATTCGCATTGAAGTTAACGATGAACTTGGCGCAGCCGACGAATCTATTCAGGACGCTATGGAATTATTAGCCCTTGATGGTCGTATCTCAGTCATTACCTTCCATTCTTTAGAAGATCGCTTAACCAAGCAACTCTTTAAAGAAGCTAGCACGGTTGATGTGCCCAAAGGGTTACCTTTTATTCCTGAGGACATGAAACCTAAATTTGAACTTGTTTCACGTAAGCCGATCTTACCTAGTCAGGAAGAACTAGCTATCAATAATAGGGCACATTCGGCTAAATTACGTGTTGCCAGAAAAATCCGGAAATAA
- the ftsL gene encoding cell division protein FtsL — MTNEKRTQAVTNALQKRIRTFSRIEKAFYATIIITAITMAVSIIYLQSRKLQLQQDITSLNSQISDKKTELNNAKQEVNELSRRDRIVDIAGKAGLSNRNDNIKKVE; from the coding sequence ATGACAAATGAAAAAAGAACTCAGGCAGTCACAAATGCCTTACAAAAAAGAATAAGAACTTTCTCGAGAATTGAGAAAGCTTTTTATGCTACCATTATCATTACAGCTATTACAATGGCTGTGAGTATTATTTACCTCCAGAGTCGAAAATTACAGTTGCAACAAGATATTACCAGCTTAAACAGCCAAATTTCGGATAAAAAAACAGAGCTTAACAATGCCAAGCAAGAGGTTAATGAATTGTCACGGCGTGATCGTATTGTTGACATTGCAGGCAAAGCTGGTTTAAGCAACCGTAATGACAACATCAAGAAAGTCGAGTAA
- the pbp2x gene encoding penicillin-binding protein PBP2X, with amino-acid sequence MRKWQKYFLDYVVRDRRTPVQNRVRVGQNMMLLTIFVFFIFIINFMIIIGTDQKFGVSLSEGAKKVYQETVTVQAKRGTIYDRNGTAIAVDSTTYSIYAILDKSFVSASDEKLYVQPSQYDKVADILKEHLGMKKKDVIKQLKRKGLFQVAFGPSGSGISYSTMSTIQKAMEAAKIKGIAFTASPGRMYPNGTFASEFIGLASLTEDKKTGVKSLVGKSGLEASFDKILSGQDGVITYQKDRNGNTLLGTGKTVKKAVDGKDIYTTLSEPIQTFLETQMDAFQAKSNGELASATLVNAKTGEILATTQRPTYNADTLKGLENKHYKWYSALHQGNFEPGSTMKVMTLAAAIDDKVFNPTETFSNANGLTIADATIQDWSINEGISTGQYMTYAQGFAFSSNVGMTKLEQKMGNAKWMNYLTKFRFGFPTRFGLNDEDTGIFPSDNIVTQAMSAFGQGISVTQTQMLRAFTAISNDGDMLEPQFISQIYDPNTASFRTADKEVVGKPVSKKAASETRQYMVGVGTDPEFGTLYSKTYGPIIKVGNFPVAVKSGTAQIATEDGSGYQDGGLTNYVYSVVAMVPADKPDFLMYVTMTKPEHWSNLFWQDVVNPVLEEAYLMQDTLTRPAAADVAHKATYKLPDFIGKSPGETSSELRRNLVQPIVLGTGSKIKKVSQKTGNELAENQQLLILSDHFTELPDMYGWTKSNVKTFAKWTGIDVTFKGADSGRVTKQSLDVGKSLKKIKKITITLGD; translated from the coding sequence ATGAGAAAATGGCAAAAATACTTTTTAGATTATGTGGTGCGTGATCGAAGAACTCCCGTCCAGAACCGCGTTCGAGTAGGGCAAAACATGATGCTCTTAACCATCTTCGTTTTCTTTATCTTCATTATCAACTTCATGATCATCATCGGAACGGATCAAAAATTCGGGGTCAGTTTGTCAGAGGGGGCAAAAAAAGTTTACCAAGAAACGGTAACAGTTCAAGCCAAACGTGGTACCATCTATGATCGAAATGGAACGGCTATTGCTGTGGACTCAACTACTTACAGCATCTATGCTATTCTTGATAAATCATTTGTTTCAGCTTCTGATGAAAAGCTCTATGTGCAGCCTTCTCAATACGATAAGGTGGCTGATATTTTAAAAGAACATCTGGGCATGAAGAAAAAGGATGTCATCAAGCAATTGAAACGTAAGGGGCTCTTCCAAGTCGCTTTTGGGCCATCAGGGTCTGGTATTTCTTATAGCACCATGTCTACTATCCAAAAAGCGATGGAAGCTGCTAAAATCAAGGGCATTGCTTTTACCGCTAGCCCTGGTCGTATGTATCCAAATGGCACCTTTGCCTCAGAATTTATCGGGCTAGCTTCGCTAACTGAAGACAAAAAGACTGGTGTCAAAAGTTTAGTAGGAAAATCAGGTCTAGAAGCCTCTTTTGATAAGATTTTATCAGGCCAAGATGGAGTCATTACCTATCAGAAAGATCGAAATGGGAATACCCTACTAGGAACTGGTAAGACCGTTAAAAAAGCTGTTGATGGTAAGGATATTTACACCACGCTTTCTGAGCCCATCCAGACTTTCTTGGAAACGCAAATGGATGCTTTTCAGGCTAAATCCAATGGTGAATTGGCCAGTGCAACATTGGTTAATGCCAAGACTGGTGAAATTTTAGCGACAACGCAGCGTCCAACTTATAATGCCGATACCTTAAAAGGATTAGAAAACAAGCATTATAAGTGGTATAGTGCGCTTCATCAAGGGAACTTTGAACCAGGATCTACCATGAAGGTCATGACATTGGCAGCGGCTATTGATGACAAGGTCTTTAACCCAACAGAAACTTTCAGTAATGCTAATGGGTTAACCATTGCAGACGCTACTATTCAAGACTGGTCTATCAACGAAGGCATTTCCACAGGACAGTATATGACTTATGCGCAAGGGTTCGCTTTCTCAAGTAACGTCGGCATGACTAAATTGGAGCAGAAGATGGGTAATGCCAAGTGGATGAACTACCTGACTAAATTCCGTTTTGGTTTTCCAACTCGCTTTGGTTTGAACGATGAAGATACCGGAATCTTTCCTTCTGACAATATTGTTACCCAGGCCATGAGTGCCTTTGGTCAAGGGATTTCCGTTACTCAGACTCAAATGCTGAGAGCTTTCACTGCTATTTCCAATGATGGTGATATGTTGGAACCTCAATTTATCAGCCAAATTTATGACCCAAACACAGCTAGCTTTAGGACAGCAGATAAAGAAGTTGTCGGGAAACCTGTTTCCAAAAAAGCTGCTAGTGAGACTAGACAATACATGGTAGGTGTCGGAACAGACCCTGAATTTGGAACCCTTTATTCCAAAACTTATGGGCCTATTATCAAGGTTGGAAACTTTCCAGTTGCTGTTAAATCAGGGACTGCTCAAATTGCCACCGAGGACGGTAGTGGTTATCAAGATGGCGGCCTGACCAACTATGTCTATTCAGTTGTAGCCATGGTTCCCGCAGATAAGCCAGACTTTTTGATGTATGTGACCATGACCAAGCCAGAACATTGGAGTAATCTCTTCTGGCAAGATGTGGTCAACCCTGTTCTAGAGGAAGCTTACTTGATGCAGGATACCTTGACAAGACCTGCTGCAGCAGATGTAGCTCACAAAGCGACTTATAAACTACCAGACTTTATTGGGAAAAGTCCTGGTGAGACCTCTAGCGAATTACGCCGTAATCTAGTGCAGCCTATTGTCCTTGGAACTGGTAGCAAGATTAAAAAAGTATCGCAAAAAACAGGAAATGAGTTGGCTGAGAATCAACAGCTTCTCATTCTTTCTGATCATTTTACTGAGTTACCAGATATGTATGGCTGGACCAAGTCCAATGTTAAAACCTTTGCCAAGTGGACCGGAATTGATGTTACCTTTAAAGGGGCAGATTCTGGTCGTGTCACTAAACAAAGTTTAGATGTTGGCAAATCCTTGAAAAAAATTAAAAAAATTACCATTACTTTAGGAGACTAA
- the mraY gene encoding phospho-N-acetylmuramoyl-pentapeptide-transferase translates to MFLTLIAGTIALMLTAFAMPHFIKFYQLKKIGGQQMHEDVKQHLAKAGTPTMGGTVFLLVATGISFLFGLFFFQNGQSLGLISGILSVVLIYGIIGFLDDFLKIFKQINEGLTAKQKLVLQLVGGLIFYFLHVSPSGISSINVFGYELPLGIFYLFFVLFWVVGFSNAVNLTDGIDGLASISVVISLLTYGVIAYVQGQFDVLLLIGTMIGALLGFFLFNHKPAKVFMGDVGSLALGAMLAAISIALRQEWTLLMIGLVYVLETSSVMLQVSYFKYTKKKYGEGHRIFRMTPFHHHLELGGLSGRDKKWSEWQVDAFLWTIGSLASLVVLAILYLF, encoded by the coding sequence ATGTTTTTAACCCTTATCGCAGGAACCATAGCCCTTATGTTAACTGCCTTTGCAATGCCTCATTTTATCAAGTTCTACCAACTAAAGAAGATTGGTGGGCAACAGATGCATGAAGACGTCAAGCAGCACTTAGCTAAGGCTGGAACACCTACAATGGGAGGAACTGTTTTTCTTCTAGTAGCAACCGGTATATCCTTTCTCTTTGGGCTCTTTTTCTTTCAAAATGGTCAGAGTTTAGGGTTGATTTCAGGGATTTTATCTGTTGTTCTTATCTACGGGATTATTGGTTTTTTGGATGACTTTCTAAAAATCTTTAAACAAATCAATGAAGGCTTAACTGCTAAACAAAAGCTCGTATTACAGTTAGTTGGCGGTTTGATTTTCTACTTTTTACATGTTAGTCCAAGCGGTATTTCTTCTATCAATGTGTTTGGCTATGAACTGCCCTTGGGGATCTTCTACCTGTTCTTTGTTTTATTTTGGGTGGTTGGTTTCTCTAACGCTGTTAATCTAACAGATGGTATTGATGGTTTAGCCTCTATCTCGGTGGTGATTAGCTTGTTGACTTATGGAGTTATTGCCTACGTTCAAGGTCAATTTGATGTCTTGTTACTGATTGGAACCATGATTGGTGCTCTGCTTGGCTTTTTCCTCTTTAATCATAAGCCTGCCAAGGTATTTATGGGAGATGTGGGGAGTTTAGCCCTTGGTGCTATGCTAGCTGCTATTTCTATTGCTCTTCGTCAGGAGTGGACTTTGCTGATGATTGGATTGGTCTATGTTCTTGAAACAAGCTCAGTCATGTTGCAAGTGTCCTATTTTAAGTACACCAAGAAAAAATATGGAGAGGGTCATCGTATTTTTAGAATGACGCCATTTCACCACCATTTAGAATTAGGCGGCTTGTCTGGTAGAGATAAGAAGTGGTCAGAGTGGCAAGTTGATGCTTTCTTGTGGACAATAGGCTCCCTTGCTAGTTTAGTTGTCTTGGCAATCTTATACTTGTTCTAA
- a CDS encoding DEAD/DEAH box helicase: protein MSFKDYHFKHYIQQALEEIGFVNPTEVQQRLIPVVSSGRDLVGESKTGSGKTHTFLLPIFEKLDEDKAEVQVVITAPSRELATQIFDACKQIAKHSQKEIRLANYVGGTDKLRQIEKLKSSQPHLVVGTPGRIYDLVKSGDLEIYKATTFVVDEADMTMDMGFLDTVDKIAASLPKSVQILVFSATIPQKLQPFLRKYLTNPVIEQIKTETVIADTIDNWLVSTKGRDKNGQLLEILKAMQPYMAMLFVNTKERADDLYAFLVANGLKVAKIHGGIPPRERKRIMNQVKKLDFEYIVATDLAARGIDIEGVSHVINDAIPQDLSFFVHRVGRTGRNGMPGTAITLYQPSDDSDIKELEKMGIAFTPKMLKNGEFQDTYDRDRRQNREKAYQKLDTEMIGLVKKKKKKVKPGYKKKIQWAVDEKRRKERRAASRAKGRAERQAKKQSF from the coding sequence ATGTCATTTAAAGATTATCATTTTAAACACTATATTCAGCAGGCGCTGGAGGAGATTGGTTTTGTCAACCCAACAGAGGTTCAACAACGGCTGATTCCTGTTGTTAGCTCAGGTCGTGACTTAGTTGGGGAATCTAAAACAGGTTCTGGGAAGACGCATACTTTTTTGTTGCCAATCTTTGAAAAATTAGATGAGGATAAGGCAGAAGTCCAAGTGGTTATTACAGCACCAAGTCGTGAATTAGCTACTCAAATTTTTGATGCCTGTAAGCAAATTGCAAAGCATTCCCAAAAAGAAATTCGTTTGGCCAACTATGTTGGCGGTACAGACAAACTCCGTCAAATTGAAAAGTTAAAGAGTAGTCAACCTCATCTTGTGGTCGGCACACCAGGTCGTATTTATGACTTGGTCAAGTCTGGAGACTTAGAGATCTACAAGGCAACGACATTTGTGGTGGACGAAGCTGATATGACTATGGATATGGGCTTTTTAGATACCGTTGATAAGATTGCTGCTTCACTTCCAAAATCAGTTCAGATTTTAGTCTTCTCAGCGACCATTCCTCAAAAACTCCAACCCTTTTTGAGAAAATACTTGACCAATCCTGTTATTGAACAGATTAAGACAGAGACCGTTATCGCAGATACTATTGATAACTGGCTTGTATCGACAAAAGGACGTGATAAGAATGGTCAACTGTTAGAGATTCTCAAAGCCATGCAACCTTATATGGCCATGCTTTTTGTCAATACCAAAGAACGTGCAGATGACTTGTATGCCTTTTTAGTAGCTAATGGCTTGAAAGTGGCTAAGATTCATGGTGGTATTCCTCCAAGAGAACGCAAGCGAATCATGAATCAGGTCAAAAAACTGGACTTTGAATACATTGTTGCCACAGACTTAGCGGCGCGTGGGATTGATATTGAGGGAGTTAGTCATGTTATTAACGATGCCATCCCACAAGACTTGTCCTTCTTTGTCCACCGTGTAGGACGGACTGGTCGAAATGGCATGCCGGGCACTGCTATTACCCTTTACCAGCCAAGTGACGACTCAGACATCAAAGAATTGGAAAAAATGGGGATTGCCTTTACTCCAAAAATGCTTAAAAATGGAGAGTTTCAGGATACTTATGACCGTGATCGCCGTCAAAACCGTGAAAAAGCCTATCAAAAGTTAGACACAGAAATGATTGGTTTGGTCAAAAAGAAAAAGAAAAAAGTCAAACCAGGTTACAAGAAAAAAATTCAGTGGGCTGTTGATGAAAAACGTCGTAAAGAACGTCGCGCAGCAAGTCGTGCTAAAGGTCGTGCGGAACGTCAGGCGAAAAAACAAAGTTTCTAA
- a CDS encoding transporter substrate-binding domain-containing protein — MVSYSKLFRGLLIIGLSLTQLVFVQQAMAGSKEEVIVATDAVTKPFTYKQGSQHTGYDIEVLKQIFKGSKTYRLTIKTVSFPSILSGIDSGRYHIAANDFGYSKERAETYLFSKPISKSHYALASKPSRTYRRLADLSGKKTQGMAGANYMQVLEKWNQSHPDKKPIHLSYVSGSSPFTQRLQQVEEGQLDFVFYDAISLTTAIKEQGFSLKVNQLTGNLASDKDGLEYYLFAKDKKGKALQTFVNKGLAKLQKSGKLKTYSQDFFGGDFVSDLP; from the coding sequence ATGGTATCTTATTCTAAACTATTTAGGGGATTATTAATAATAGGACTGAGTTTAACCCAATTGGTCTTTGTTCAACAGGCAATGGCAGGCTCAAAAGAAGAGGTTATCGTTGCCACAGATGCTGTTACCAAGCCATTTACTTATAAGCAAGGCAGTCAGCACACTGGCTACGATATTGAAGTTTTGAAACAAATCTTTAAAGGTTCCAAAACGTACCGCCTCACCATTAAGACCGTTTCTTTTCCTTCCATTTTATCAGGGATTGATTCTGGGCGTTACCATATTGCAGCCAATGATTTTGGTTATAGCAAGGAAAGAGCTGAGACATACCTATTTTCAAAGCCTATTTCAAAATCTCATTATGCTTTGGCAAGTAAACCTTCGCGAACTTATCGTCGTCTTGCGGATCTTTCAGGGAAAAAAACGCAGGGCATGGCAGGAGCCAACTACATGCAAGTGTTAGAAAAATGGAATCAAAGCCACCCAGATAAAAAGCCTATTCATTTAAGCTATGTTTCGGGTTCAAGTCCTTTTACACAAAGGTTACAACAAGTGGAAGAAGGTCAACTTGATTTTGTTTTCTATGATGCTATTTCCCTAACGACAGCTATCAAGGAGCAAGGCTTTTCTTTGAAAGTGAATCAATTAACCGGAAACCTAGCTAGTGATAAAGATGGTTTAGAATATTATCTATTTGCTAAAGATAAAAAAGGGAAAGCGCTGCAAACGTTTGTGAATAAAGGATTAGCTAAGCTTCAAAAATCAGGAAAATTAAAGACTTATAGCCAAGACTTTTTTGGAGGAGACTTTGTTTCAGACCTTCCTTAG
- a CDS encoding amino acid ABC transporter permease has product MTSVFLTSGWAWYDQLISPIPHGKLFSWHAVFDAIPNIIQRLPITLGLTLAGAIFGLVLALVFAIVKINKVKVLYPIQAVFVSFLRGTPILVQLMLTYYGIPLFLKFLNQKYGFEWNINAIPASIFAITAFAFNEAAYASETIRAAILSVDTGEIEAAKSLGMTSVQVYRRVIIPNAAVVAIPTLINGLIGLTKGTSLAFNAGIVEMFAQAQILGGSDYRYFERYISVALVYWSISILMEQVGRLIENKMAIKVPEQAKNEKLGELR; this is encoded by the coding sequence ATGACATCAGTGTTTTTAACCAGTGGTTGGGCTTGGTATGATCAACTCATCTCACCGATTCCACATGGGAAACTTTTTAGTTGGCATGCTGTTTTTGATGCCATTCCAAATATTATCCAACGGCTTCCGATCACTCTTGGTTTGACACTGGCAGGGGCTATCTTTGGTTTGGTTTTGGCTTTGGTTTTTGCCATCGTCAAAATTAACAAAGTGAAGGTGCTTTATCCTATTCAGGCCGTTTTTGTGAGCTTTCTGCGGGGGACGCCCATCTTGGTACAGTTAATGTTGACCTACTACGGTATTCCCCTCTTTCTAAAATTCCTCAATCAGAAGTATGGCTTCGAATGGAATATTAATGCAATTCCGGCTTCTATTTTTGCCATTACAGCCTTTGCTTTTAATGAAGCAGCCTATGCTAGCGAAACCATTCGAGCAGCCATTTTATCGGTAGATACAGGTGAAATTGAAGCAGCAAAAAGTCTAGGCATGACTTCTGTGCAGGTTTACCGTCGTGTCATTATTCCTAATGCAGCTGTTGTGGCTATTCCAACCTTGATTAATGGCTTAATTGGCCTAACCAAAGGTACCTCTCTTGCCTTTAATGCAGGGATTGTGGAAATGTTTGCCCAAGCTCAAATTCTAGGCGGATCAGATTATCGTTATTTTGAACGTTATATTTCTGTTGCTCTTGTTTATTGGTCTATCAGTATTTTGATGGAGCAGGTAGGTCGCTTGATTGAAAACAAGATGGCCATCAAAGTACCAGAGCAAGCTAAAAATGAAAAGTTAGGAGAATTGCGCTGA
- a CDS encoding amino acid ABC transporter ATP-binding protein has translation MITIRNLSKVFSGQKVLDDLSLDIDKGQVIALVGVSGAGKSTFLRSLNYLEKPDTGSISIDEFTVNFETITKEQVLILRRKLAMVFQQFNLFERRTALDNVKEGLKVVKKLSDQEATKLARAELAKVGLADREHHYPRHLSGGQKQRVALARALAMKPDVLLLDEPTSALDPELVGEVERAIADAAKSGQTMVLVSHDMNFVYQVADRVLFLEQGKILEQGTPEEVFKYPKEERTKEFFASYSKTYI, from the coding sequence ATGATTACAATTAGAAATTTGAGCAAGGTCTTCTCAGGTCAAAAAGTTTTGGACGATCTAAGCCTTGATATTGATAAGGGGCAAGTTATTGCCTTAGTAGGAGTTTCGGGAGCAGGGAAATCAACCTTTCTGCGTAGCTTAAATTATTTGGAAAAACCAGATACGGGTTCTATCAGTATTGATGAGTTTACCGTCAATTTTGAAACCATTACCAAGGAGCAAGTTCTTATTTTACGTCGAAAGCTTGCCATGGTTTTTCAGCAATTTAACCTTTTTGAGCGACGCACAGCCCTTGATAATGTCAAAGAAGGCCTCAAAGTGGTCAAAAAACTATCTGACCAAGAAGCGACCAAGCTGGCACGGGCAGAACTGGCTAAGGTTGGACTAGCTGATCGGGAACATCATTACCCGCGTCATTTATCAGGGGGCCAGAAACAACGGGTGGCTTTAGCAAGGGCTTTGGCAATGAAGCCAGATGTCTTGTTGCTGGACGAACCAACTTCAGCTCTTGACCCAGAGTTGGTTGGTGAAGTGGAAAGAGCTATTGCTGATGCTGCAAAATCTGGTCAAACCATGGTTTTGGTTAGTCATGATATGAATTTTGTCTATCAAGTCGCAGATAGGGTTCTTTTTTTGGAGCAAGGGAAAATCTTGGAACAAGGAACTCCAGAGGAGGTCTTTAAATATCCGAAAGAAGAACGAACCAAAGAATTTTTTGCAAGCTATTCAAAAACGTATATTTAA
- a CDS encoding DUF4059 family protein — MLIEIFSLYLKGLILSSVTMVSICLLWTLWRAKMKKDKTLVERQAFLYEMLMVAILTIPILSFAFMSILVVLKS, encoded by the coding sequence ATGTTAATAGAAATTTTTAGCCTTTACCTAAAGGGGCTTATCCTATCAAGCGTGACGATGGTATCTATTTGTTTACTATGGACACTATGGCGGGCAAAAATGAAAAAAGATAAGACCTTGGTTGAACGGCAGGCCTTTCTCTATGAGATGTTAATGGTTGCTATTTTAACCATTCCAATTTTATCCTTTGCCTTTATGAGTATTTTGGTTGTCTTAAAATCATAA